TAAACTTGATTTTCTTGTCAATTTAATCGttatactttgatattttttttacgtgtcaacttaaattttttattattttaattatatctataaacttatatttttaaattactttaatttttttactttttatgtgtaaaaaaataaaaaagataaataagataatgaaatatatgttatatatttacgTTAAAATACAAAGGTTATATGGACTTGAAAATGCAAGatcttaaatataattaaaataaaaaatttgagtaattatataaaaaaataaaaatataagttttacCAAATCTTTTAGGCGAGAGAGTTAGAACATGTTAATGAGCGGACACAATATTTAAACTGCATTTTGCCTAAATCGTCTGCAtaaaaattgtctttttatAATATGCATTTCAACAAGGATTGGCCTCAAGAGCGGAACAGTTACagtgccaaaaaaaaaacagaattcTGGGGGAAGAAGAGTGATATTTACTATGATGCCACCACGGAGCTTGTGTTCAATATCCTTTCCGCTAATAATAAATCATCAGGGGTCGTAACCTGTGGGcatgaaaaatttcatcatAATAGTTCATAAGCAAAATGAAGTAAAGCCAGTTATTGTATTCTTGATAGATGTTCAGAAATAAATAGACAACAAGGCTAACCTCATACTTTTGACTGTCAtgagttttttattattttaattacacttttaaatttatatttttgagttaatttaatatttatattttgacatttttttgtaTGTCAACCCAAACTTTtaattgtttcaattatacccttatATCTATATTTTCGAATAAATTTAACTCAATATACTttgacatgtaaaaaaaaaataaaaataaagtgaaatgagtcaatttaattccgCTCTTTTTTGCATGTCAAAGTATAGAAGGTTAATTTAACTCGAAAATGCAAGTACAGAGgtgtaatcaaaacaataaaaagttcaagttaccacatgaaaaaaaagatcaaagtaTAGGGATTAGATTgacttaaaaatgtaaattcagaagtgtaattaaaacaataaaaaattcaagtgatcacataaaaaaaaattaaaatatagatttggccTAGAGAACAACTATTATAAGCTCTAATCTGACCTATGCCCATGTATGTATCGAAACAATGACTAGTCAAAAGCACGTGCCCAAATCCTTAAGCAATGTTTGGAAGTTAAATTACTTAAATGACCCAATTTTTATCTGAAGACCTTTGAGCAAATTCCGCTACCTTGATATTGGTGTAAGATCCTTCAGTTATGTATACAGGATGTTTGAGGTGCTCCACAATGGATACATCATCAGTGACTTCTAGGCCCTCCCTGCAGAAATGCTTGAAACATAAACTTTTGTTCAAGGTTTAACAATGAGTAATTGATAACTGATGAGCTTTAGAACAAATGTCAATTTTCTGATGGGAATTCATCATCTCACTTGCTTGAGTGAACTACAAAGGACTGCGGAATATCTTTACGATAAAGAGAAGTATAAGGTATTGCCTGCATATAGTTTTCTACATGTAAAGAAACTCATACAACTAATGATAGACAATGCTGGCGGGAAATGTGAAATCTAACCAAAAGATTTGCTAGGTAGGGCCAGGGTGCtaatttctatggaaaatgctattggtacacctattttgtacatcttgggctatataagggggtattatgacaaaaaaaccTCACATGAGGCgtatagaggcgcgtgaggcacATGTGAGGCACaagatattttggtcataatacccccttatgtagtctaagatgtacaaaatgggtaTACACCTAGCATGATTCTTTCTAGATAGTTTGTTTTAGcaagaaaacataaataaatatcaacttGGCAAGCCTAGTCTCTCTTTAAAGAAGGGTGTCCCTAGTGCATAAGACTCCCCACTTTATGAGGGTCGGGGGAGTACTCTCACTTTTGCCTCCGAGAAACTAGATCCTTCTTATATACTCAGTCACAAAATTGCCTTCAAACATGCCAGCAACAAAGAAATCTTCTTTAACCACATAGCTTGTTTTTAGACGATCAACTTGTGTTAAATGGGCCATCACGTATAGCAGCAAAGGATTCATAAGACAAAATTTGTCTAAATCTGGGTCTATACGGACTGGAAATGATGTTGCAGACTTAATGACTTTGACACTTAAATGACTTCTCTTTTAAAGATCTTTAATTATCTACCTGTAGGCTGTAGCAATTGTAACCCACTTCAATCTAAAAACTTATAGTGACAGATGAATAGAGCTTTGGCAGGACTTTGGGCAGCTTAACCAGGCAAGCAAACACCAAAGCTCATAGCACTCTACAACAAATTACATTTCACTAATTAAACAGGAAATGATTCACTGACAATAGGGAAGATAGAATCAAAAACAATAAACGTTTTTCTTTATGCCCAAAAACTGTTATTTTacctataattttattttattttttagtcatttttatGTGGAATATGCAATAACTTGAGGGTTGAATACAATTTTAGATAGAATAAAGAGACTTGAATAACACCAGCTTATATAGTACCTATTTACAAGTTCAAAACCTTTCTTCAGCAACTCTGGCTTGATGACCTGGGAGAAAAGGTAACATATACAGTTATCCTATctaatgcataaatatatttttgcttGTAATTATCAAgtgaattttgaacattttcAACTGTAAACCTGTGGGGTTTGCATTTCCCAAAGTGTTTTCCGGTCTAAAGTTCTCACAACAAATGAGTCACTATTTGCCTGCACAGAAGCTGCAAATTAGTTTTACATTTCATAATACAGACaagaaggaaaaatttatttaactgaTATAGTTTACATTCCGTATTAATTCACAATCAAGCAGACAAGACAGTTGAAAACCATTTCAATAGAAAGAACTTAACAAAGTTATTTACTCATGAAAAAGTCCAAAAGAAAAGAGTAGACAAAAATCTCATCTAAAATTTTACGTGCAAAAGTAACTAGCACTAGTACCTCCTTTATTGTAGCTTTTACAGGAACACCAAGTACTGCAGCTCCATTCAACCAACCATCCCTCAGAACCTgacgaaaaaaagaaaactgatTCTCATCATAATGTTGCATCTCTGAACTGGCAAGGACAGTTATCCTGAAATAACTGACGCATAAGTTGTGAAGCTATTCTGAAAGATTTGGTGCCTTTTTGGCTGTGCTGTGTATTAGCTTAAAAATGCCCTTAAGTAAAAGCGTTTTTGAAATTCTTAATTACATTTGgccaacataaaaaaaattatatgacgcAGAATCTGTTTCTTTTGTGGAAGAGAAGAAGTTGGAGCTTCTCACATAAACAATTTTTTCAAacatgaaataacaaaaatttctcAACTCCAAACCAACAGTTACGttacaattcaaatattttaaaataatgtgtTACGAAACATAAAATTTGGTATATGACATGTTCCACCAATAACTGTTGTAAGGTCATTGAAAATTGAATAACAAAGCTCCAATGGATAACGGTTCTTACTGCAGCAAAGGTTTGACATCTAAATGTCAGAACTTGAAGAACCCTGCAATTAAACATAGCTTTACGGGAACACCTTATCACTTCGTTTttacttctctttctttttttttttggcttgttGCTTTAACCTTTCTCATATTTGTATGGTTTGAACTTTGAACATGTATACAGAACAGAAGGAAGATGAGGCCCCCCAAAAAACACAGTCCTCCTTGAAGTAGGCCAAATAATCATTAGCAGTGTGCTGACAAGATTTGGAAAAGAATAAGAAGGAAGTTCCTGATAGCCAGCAAACCTTTTTGACATCTCCAGAGGTCACCAGAGGTCTAGCAGAATCATGTATACATACAAGTTCAGACTTCAAATCAATTACCTGTAAACAGATAATGGCATCCATTGGTTAGAGAAAAAGATTTGTACcaaataaaacagaaaaataTCAAGTACTAATcgaattatcaaaacttaaagCATGCAGGAAAATCTCATAAGCTCTGCATTACTTGGAATAGTTTTATCATATTCAGGGCACAGTTCAGGCACCTAGTGGAACTAAACTAACACTGTAGACTAGGCAGCATCACCAAACATAAAATTGCATGCTGGTTAAACCATAACTTCTTTCTAAGACATATGGAAAAACTAACTTCATTCAATTAACCAGCTGACAACCTGTTAGGCCTAAGAGATCCCACACTCCAACAGACCAATCATACCTTGGATATTTGCAATTCTTTCCAAATTAAAGAATGGTCTAACAAAACTTTGATTAatccaaaaataaaacttaaactaaataattttgatataaaaataatcaactGCAGATATCTTTTCACTCTCCCAAAATTCAATGCTAGAGCTCTCTCTTTGTAAGAAAAAGCTTCCTAATCATAGAATTTTCAAACATAACAACACTAAAGAAAGTAAACAATGAGTGAAACAAATACATAAGAAACTAAAGACATTGAGTAGAAATAAAAGATACATATTGTAACCAAATTAACTCAATAAACAATGCATGCACCTGAAGTCCACTGTATACAGAATCTTGTCTCTCCTTCCCAGGTAATGCGAACTTCAGGTCTATATGGACCTTCTCTTTGATGGCTGAGAAAGGGAACACCACCTTTTTCAAACACTTGCTACAGTAAAGAAAGTAAACAATGTACAGCCCGAAACACCcaaggaataaaaaaaataaatgtctCTGCATGTAACTCATAGAGAAGAATCTAACCTTCAAAAATGTCCTTGTAAGAAGGATCACAAACTACAATTATTTCCTTCACTTCAATCATCTGTGAGAAAGTGTAGAAACTGCAAAAAAGACAGCACAAACCATAGCATAAGCAGATAGCAGAATAAAGACCATTTTAGACATTTCATAGCAATGTTTGTATACCAAATCATTATTCATCAGTATCTGCCTTGGAACTAACTATCTAGGCCAAGATTTGACCagaaaaatacatacatatatacatatatacacagaaTTCACTTCAAATCTTGAGTTGCCTAGGCTGCAACTTGCATGTGCTAGATGATGAATAGCATGTGCTCGACATGTAAGCTAAATAATGCTTAAGATATTACAAGAAGacaagaacaacaacaacaagaatcataagccttaattccactaggtgCAGTTTAGATTTCTGGTCAATACAATATACTTAAACTAGGATATTCTACCGACCAGTGGCCAGTCAGCTAGATGAATAATGTTGCACTTGTTCCCCCCAAATCTTTTCCTACGTATGCTATGTTCTTCTCATGTAGTATAGCTGCAGTTTACATCATATTAATCAGAAGAAAACCGAACTAATTGGTTGAACTGGTTCAACTCAGAAAGAGAAGGACATTCAGTCTGGTTCAATAAATTGAATCACTAAAACCAGCTAAGTTTGATTCCTGGAGTGCGCAGGTGACCCCATATCTAAATCACTTCAGTCTCAAGCACGCATGACGGAAAAATTGAATAAGTGAGAGCTTGTCACTAGTCTGTTTATCAACATACAGTCTACAGAGGAATTTTTTTCTAAGatatacataatttaataacacCAGTTCAATCTGTTGAATCAAGGAACAGCAACTAGCACTCTTACCAGTATAATGTCTACTTCAGTAGCTTTGGTCTACATAATTCATAATGATCTTTGAAATTCGTGTTAATTACTAGTTTCATTGAATAGAGCTATAGACCTGACCTTGAATGTTGTATTACATTTTCAGTGTTCAACACTCGCTGCTTCATCTGAGAACCTTTTCAtcatcatttattatttattttacatagcCCTGTAAGTTTATTTAATGGAGTCTATCCATGATGCCTGGAGGTTCTAGGtacattataaaatttgattgacGCTGCTCacaatatgatttaaatatcattaaatagGGACAACGAAACTGACTTCAGGAAGTCCCCTTATATCTGGTCAACAAGAAAATGGTGGATAAGACTGTCAAGAGATCAGATGAATAGTGGCAAGTTACCTGTACAAAGCAATTGGTTGGCCAAGAAGTGGAAGATACTGCTTCGGCATGCTTGCCTATTTgcacaaaaataacaaatgtCATCTGGCAGATGAAAATTCAGAAACTGAACAGTGGGAATACCAACAGATGGTACACGTCTTTGGAAATACACTTTATTGCATTTTATTATGAAAGTATATAGATGCACAATGAGGGTGGCTACATTCCACCTAGAGCaactacaaaaataattttgcacTGATTCAGTGCGTGTTTCAGAAAGTTAAGAGCTGCAAGATGGTCAACCAAGGAAGAATTAGCATTCGACTTTCTAGCATAACCAAAAATTATGGAGTCAGGCCTGGAATATCCTTACGTGGCCTGCTTTTGTGTTAGGCTCATAAACCTATCCAATGCCATGCTCCATTTTACATTAAACTTTGTACAAAACCATCATGCTCAAAGGGCTGTggcaaaaaattcatttttcatgatAATATTAAGCTTGATGGAGCACAATCCCATATCCTAGTGGCTGCACACGTGTACACAAAATGACAAAAGCAGTATGGAGATAAGAAAAACAGAAGTCCAGTTAGAACCCAAAGGAGGGTGGgcaggaaggaagaaaagaaaataggacaACTTGAGAGAAAGCTGTAAGTTgcaaaggaattaattaaatcttgCTGTGTCTTGGAGGGATTCATTGAATCATAACCAGCCATTTGTTATGGTTAAGGTAtgggacttgtcccacattgaAAGTTTAGGCTCTTGGTGTGGgatttataacctcttgggcacTCTCCCCTTAACAGttagcttttgagggtgagttctacccaaGAGTTGTAACAGTTGTATCAAAGTTGGCCTCATGTCTCCTAGTTGCAATCGCACGGCAACAGAGATGATGTCAGCATTGCACTGTTCGTCCAAGACTAGCTGTGGCTAGTGCGCAACCTACAGTCGTGGGCACCAGACTGCGGAGTGTGGTGGTATGTTACGGTCCATTGCAAGGTATGAAACTCATCCCACATCGGAAGTTTAGGCTCTTGGTGTGGAGTTTATAATTTCTTGGACACCCTCCTCTTGACAACTAGCTTTTGGGGATGACTTTTACTCAAGGGGTgtaatagtggtatcagagctagcgCCATACCTCACAGTTGCAATCGTGCGGCGATGGAGATGACGCTGACATTGTAATGTTCGTCCGAGACTAGTTGTGGATAGTGCAAAACCTACCGTCGTGGGTGCTGGACTGCGAAAcgtggtggtatgttatggtTCACTACAAGGTATGAGATTTGTCCCACATCGGAAGTTTAGGCTCTTGGTGTGAGGTTTAGaacctcttgggcaccctcccTTTGACagctagcttttgagggtgagttctaggCAAGGGTTGTAACACCAttcttatagaaaatattaaaaatgctttggggggtggggggcgAAAGTTAACAACAGTAGTAAGGTCATTTcagttttatttactttattttgaaaacaagaagCAGGGCCAAACCTACCCCTACAAAGTAAACCCTGATTTGGCAATCAACAACAAAGTGCCAGTATTAATTATTACTGAAGCATGATGTACAGTTTGTGTTTGAATCCACAACCTCTGAATTTATGGCTGATGCTAAAGTTCCATTCCTGTTCTGATGAGCAATCCATGAAGTTACTTGAATGATGAATCTTATTTTTACTGATTATGTATCAATATAGATGAtaacatggaaaaaaaaattattgtcattTAGCAAATCCAATTTCTCCTTGTAGATATGTATTTACAGGTTAAGCGCACATTTCAAATTAGTGCAAGATCTAAATGAGCCACCCTGCCTCCTAAAGCATCTAATAGCCCAATTGAGCTGTATACAAAGCCGCATCAATCGGCATGAAAATTCTGCCTGCTATTAGAAAGAAGCAGAGCTACATAACTGCCGCTCAAATCAATAATATACTGTCCGATGAAAAAAGTAACATATGCAACAGCAATTCAAGATCCCGGGCGTAACCATAACCAATGAAGCCATATCACAATTAGATGAATTGTATGACTGGACATATCGCACATATAAAATGCACAGTCCTTTGTGCgttcaaatacaaaacaatGAACAGCAAGACTTACGCCCATCCTTTTGCCCTTTCCACCAGCCAGAAGAACGACGGACACACTTTTCGCTTTCACGATTTCAGAACTCTGCAAATTAACtccaaagagaagaaaaacactAATTATTAACTTAACAACAGCCGAAGCCGTATTTAAATACAAGCACAATGACTACATCCATCTGACCTCCAGCTTCACATCCTTGGCGGAGCATGCAATCTTGTTGGACTTGACAATTCTCTTCTTTCTTGAGGAAGAAATTTCGTTGATAGGCCGTAAGTTTGGACGAGAGTGAATGGAATTCGAGATGCGCTGTGGAATTGCGGGAAcggatttggatttggagagACTCCGCAGATTACCACATCCGATGAATAGTGGAGACGACCGAGTTGAAGACGACGAAGaggtggaagaagatgaagaaagcGAGAGAACGAGTTGATGAATCGACATtccttcttcttcgtcttcttctctCTGGTTTTGAACTTCCAAGAGAAAAGGTAGCAGACAAATGTGTTCCATGTGAGTTTCACCTTCTTACATATATATTCCCCTTCAACAGCCGTCTACTACACACACAAAACGCCGGAAGCGAAAAGTATAAATTACATTCTCACCCCTAATGTTAGGTAAAATTCAAGGGACACCTCTCTATTTTGAGAATGACAATATTGTCCCCTGAGATTAAGGATTTTGAGCAGTTTAGCCCCTAAAAATTCTTAACCGCCGTTAAAATTTGGGGTAAAATTGATAGGTGTGAGCTGTAATCTAATTGACCAAATTATTCAAACTCGAATAgactacatttttaaaaaaaatcaaaccgaattaaTCTAATAAATACTTATATCCaacaaattgagaaataaaaaaaaaattgatcaaaaaaactgaaaaataaaaaattgtggTCAAAAggggcaatttttttttaaatttcggCAAACTTGGTTATTTCAAccttttttaatatgaaaatagaaccaacctcaaaataatcaaaatacttaaatttgaaaatcaaaccaaatcaaaatataaattgaaccAAACCAAAGTGTTTTGCAGgcccaatttaattatttcgatttaattgaaatattgCTCGCCATTCAAAATTAATTgtgtatttattaaaaattaccCTTTTAGTTTGAACACTATATTATTTGCAGTGTTTTAAAGATCGTTCTAGGCGGTCACTGGCCGCCTCAAGTATGCCCTAGTTGGGTTTCTTAGGCACCGGCATGATTAATCGGCTATGGTCTGCATCGCTTGAGCTACCTAATTTGTTGCTTTATATATCAGTCGATTTtaaggtattttatttattaatttcgtATCTTAGCCTTTCCCCTTCTCACCTTAAGGCCGCTGTCGCCTTAACGCCGTCAGCTCACCGGTACTCATTATCATCGTTGTCTCTAGCTCTATCATTGCCGTCAAGCTTCATCAATACCGTCTCTATGCCATTTGCATTCTCCTCGCTACCTAAGCGTCGCCGCCGCCACCATGTTTTTGTCGTCAAGCTCCATATGCGCTGCCAACGAGCTCCATCTCCTTCGTaacctctctctttttctctctctgagTCTCTGGTTATtggtttctctttctcttcgttacattgtttatgttttttattttttattttatttttctatttttttgttttataatatatgtgtttttacatgataaataaaattgaaaataaaaaattatatgaggtTATTAGTtattttgcaaaaaataatttctatttttattatattataaaacaaaagttattttgttgttttatcgttttaatttaattattttgtaattattttttgcaGTCATGGCatcatttggttttttttttttagttattttatgtttttagtgttCTAAAATACGCTAAGTACTAGTCAGGCGCCACTCTAGgttggggcctagcgcctagggcaCCTAGgcggagagaaagagaaaccaaaaaaacacatataattttataatacagATTCgattttataatcttgtagTAATCCACACTATTATAAGTAATTTCAGATATtacttttcattatatatgtttttgtacTATTTAATTTAGCTCgtccttattattatttttttcaaaaatatgttaaaagtaGCATTtgcaaatattattaatttggcaTGCGATATAttctaaattatataatttttgaaacccatatttaattgaattgaatttgtTCGATGTTTACTTAATAATTATGTTAgttatacatttaaaattttaaattcgatcataatatttactttttttatacTAAACTCAAATAAATATGAATCATGAGCACCCTACGTCTCGCATCTCGTGGGGGCCCATATTCGACCAGCCCGAGACCAAACTGAAGCCCTAAAGGCCCAATTGCCAAATCCCAACTTCGAGTTCCGATCGGAACTGCATCGCGATTCACAccagcagagagagagagagagagagagagagagattgattgATTCATGGGGAAGGCCGTGGGACCAACAGGAGAGTTCTTCAGGAGGAGAGACGAGTGGAGGAAGCATCCGATGCTCTCCAACCAGCTCCGCCACGCCACGCCGGGCCTCGGCATCGCCCTCGTTGCCTTCGGCATCTACCTCGTCGGCGAGGTCGCCTACAACAAGATTTACGCTCCTCATCCGTCCCACTCCCACTCTTCCTCTTCGTCTTCTCAATCTCACTGAGACGACGGACTCATCATCTATCAGGTCATTTGGCTTCTGTTCCTCATCTCTACACCTTTGCTTCTGAATAAGGGTTATTTTGCTACACTTTGATCTggatatatttttcattattgtttctatattttgataGAGGCGTTCTGATTTGTATGCTATATTTATGTGTACGCAGCTTTTAATCCTGCATTTGACCTGGTAGGTAAACGCATTCGTTTCTGTTTAAGACTACGGATAGCGTCTGTTTTTCTCTAATGATGATGATTGAAGCCCTTATTTCATGATCCAAATACCAGTGATCCATGTTATTTGCAGCATCCCCTAAATCTTTTAGTACTACCAATTCACATgctatctatttatatatagacACTCATTTGATATGTGGAACATTCTTATGTAGAGTTTTGTTTGAATTTCTTGATTCGGTTTCGTGCGAGGAGGATAGGattacatttcatatttttctactTAATCAACTAAAGATAAAGGGGACAAGACTCCCCGCTTTGTAAGGAATGGTGGAGGGTTGtctttgtaaataaaaattaacaaaagggGCGAAGTGATGATATGCAATTGGTTGGCAATCTCAATATAACATTTGAGTTCATGCGTGACGCaacgtgtagcgcgagtgtgaagaaaacacaccaaaataaacccttaaaaGAACAAATTTCAATGGCTAAAacttgactttcaagaagacgcaaaaacaagactgttttgctaagaaaacccaaataggttgctgaaatttgattaagaaaaacttgattacaaactctatatcctaggcatatttatagtatttgattaatctaaatccatctaatatttgaaaaacaaaatccaactagaatactaatagaaataaatcataaataaaagttaactggaatcttaataaaaataaaaccctaatcaaacatgaagtaaaatcctaaatcaagtagaaacatgaagtagaatcttaaatcaagtagaatcatGAATTAGAATCCTAAAtaaagtagaaacatgaagtagaatcctaaatcaagtagaattctaaaacttaagaagtattaaaatattgttccgatGTTATTATTCcggtgatactgttccggtttggtcAGGTCGGACTTGggtcgggtcttgattggtgaccgtgtcattcacctccacttgagaaaaaattcgacctcgaattttgatccgaGTAGGACAAATCCACGTTCGGCAAGTACAAAGAGAaattagccacattgaatgtttaaaaatacccgtatgattaggcaaatccacaacataagcattatcattggtcTTATtcgtaatcttgtaaggaccatttttctttaatttgaacttgttttgctttCCTGCTAGAATCCgtttcttcttcaagaatatcatgacttcatcttcaacctcaaATAACTTGTGCTttctatgcttgtcagctgtcgtcttatacttcttatttgtgcaaccttTGCTTGACATTTTCTTAAACCGCTTGAACTTTtttgctaagggaacatgagcaaagacattcctcccctttTTAGCCATATCTgggttggcatgggtccaaccatcgcTATGTTTGTTGCCATCTGCCTCCactgtattattactgttagattgaggacgttgaacatTCCATGTTGAGTGCTTTTCTAATatggtaaattttattatagGTCATTCTCTTTTCATcagttttcttgattttgacttctCAACAGCTTTCGAATTCATCTGTAGATTTTTCTTGTATGGA
This window of the Diospyros lotus cultivar Yz01 chromosome 5, ASM1463336v1, whole genome shotgun sequence genome carries:
- the LOC127801084 gene encoding 2-C-methyl-D-erythritol 4-phosphate cytidylyltransferase, chloroplastic; translation: MEHICLLPFLLEVQNQREEDEEEGMSIHQLVLSLSSSSSTSSSSSTRSSPLFIGCGNLRSLSKSKSVPAIPQRISNSIHSRPNLRPINEISSSRKKRIVKSNKIACSAKDVKLESSEIVKAKSVSVVLLAGGKGKRMGASMPKQYLPLLGQPIALYSFYTFSQMIEVKEIIVVCDPSYKDIFEAIKEKVHIDLKFALPGKERQDSVYSGLQVIDLKSELVCIHDSARPLVTSGDVKKVLRDGWLNGAAVLGVPVKATIKEANSDSFVVRTLDRKTLWEMQTPQVIKPELLKKGFELVNREGLEVTDDVSIVEHLKHPVYITEGSYTNIKVTTPDDLLLAERILNTSSVVAS
- the LOC127802792 gene encoding NADH dehydrogenase [ubiquinone] 1 beta subcomplex subunit 3-B-like — protein: MGKAVGPTGEFFRRRDEWRKHPMLSNQLRHATPGLGIALVAFGIYLVGEVAYNKIYAPHPSHSHSSSSSSQSH